The DNA sequence CTGAGGCCCAAATTTCTTATTGTGAAGATAAACTAAATGGATATAATCTCTTTACTGAACTTGGGCTTTTTTGGAGAGCACTCAAAACCTTCTACTTTGGACCTCTTGAAGGGATGATGATAAAGCTACACCTTGGACTTTGGTTGTACTTGGTTATATAGTGTCTTCAACTTCAGTTAGTTTTAAGAGGACAAGAGAGGGTTGCTCAAGTGGTAAGCACCATTCACCTCCAGCCCAAAAGTTGCGAGTTTGAGTCACCAAGGGAGCAAATTGGGGAGTTCTTGGGGAgggattaaaaaaaattatttccttAAAAATAAGTCAGTTAGTTTTAAGAGTATGTTGAAAGATGCCATACTCTACCTCTGTCTATGATTTAAACTTTACCTTTGTTTCTTATGCAAGTGGCACTTAGATGTTGAGGTGTAGTTTTGCTAAATAATTGTCTGTTTGCCTTCGTCTGAGCAGATTGCCTCTCTCTTGAAGTGCTGTTCCCTTGGAGCCCATTTATATTGTCAGACTCGGTGGTTTTTAGTCACTTGATGAACTAAAATCTCAATTTTTTGATTGGAAGAAAGAACCAAAATAGTTCATTAATAATAGCTATACGTTTATTTTGGTCCTTAATATGCAACTGTCGACATAAATAGCCTTCGAGTTTTTCTAGGTTTTGTCATGTTATATCGAATTACGTAAATCGATAGTTCAAGCTACACTCAAACGTAGGTCATTTCCCATTTTTATAGGAAATTCTACACCAGAACAATGGCATCTTCAATTATAGCCCCTCTGGGATATAAAATATATCTCCTCTCGCCATCCCCATAGTGTATGAGACAAATGTATGCATTTCGATTAGGGTCGTATTTTGTGGTTACGATTCTACCATTTGTCTTTTTCATTCCATTGAAAATCGATTTTACGATATAGATGCTTATGACCTCCCCCTCTATGCCTTGCGGTAATGATTCCTCTGGCGTTACGACCTTTACCACAACATTTTGGATTGGATTTCTCTTCTCTGAGCTTGCCCCCTATCTCCGTCTTCCTCGCCTTGCATGCTCGTATCTTCTGTGGGAGCTATAAAAGTTTTCTTAGTTTCAAGTATGGCTTTGTTCATGTTTTCTTGTACTATGCTAGTTTCTAATAAATTATGCTTGGTTATACATAGCAGCTTCAGAAGCATGTTATTTTGTTTATGCAATAATGAAGGGACCATTTTGGTCATAGCTGTTTTACTCTCTCCACTCTCCACCTTTTAGGCCAATATTTCGTTTCTCTgcctctttttaaaaaaaatgtttaAAATTTCTTCTGAAGAATTTCCCTCCTGAATTCGGACATTTAAAGTTGACTATTATCAAATTATTGAGAGGAGATGCACACAAAGAGCATCTGCTGCGATCTGCAGTGCAATCATCTACAAAATGGCGAAACATTAAAATATCTTATTACTATTATGTTAAATATTATGGCTAAGTACCCTGACAAAATTTCAGTTAACTTAcaaaaaaacatatatatattgaTGCATAATGTGGGCCAAAATAGTTCTCATATATTGCAAATTTGAACTGTAACTGAAATACATGTCATGTTTTTTTTATAAGGGAAATACATGTCATCTGTTATACCTTGCTTGTCAGAAGGGAAAAAAAAGATTCATGTGAGATAGCATGACAAAGGTGAAACAGGGCAAGAAGACTGATAATCTAAGGTGATTTCCTCTAGAAATTAGTTTAGGTAAGAAATAATAGTTGgggagttaaaaaaaaaaaagatactgAAATATTTTATCaactttgaaatattattttccagaGTTTCAACTGTTTCCCAGCAGCATTATGTAGATATGCCGTATTACTTGTAATTTGTGGATTACTTATATAAGCTACCTAGCTGATAATATTTCATTTTGGTAAATGTTAGTATTAGTGCTAAATGAAGTTGACAAGCTCTCAAGAGAAGCACAACATTCTCTTCGAAGAACAATGGAGAAGTACAGTGCGTCGTGCCGCCTAATTCTATGCTCCAACAGTTCTTCAAAGGTTACTGAAGCAGTCCGCTCACGATGCCTTAATGTGAGAATAAATGCGCCAATGGAGGAAGAGGTCAGTGAAATTCAGTTGTCCCACAGTTGATATGACAACTATGTCTTCTtctcttttccctttttttttctgCATTGTATACTACAAAGTCAGGAGTGGAAGTGTGTTCTGTATAACAATTGCCTGCATCTTCTAGGCTCAGGCTTGCTTTAGACTAGTGTGTTCCTGGTCTTGCCTCCAGGACCCATTTAATGGTGGAGGGTTTTTCAGTAATGACATACATTGACTCACCAAAATGGGTGCTAAGAGAGGTAGCCTGCTGCACTTGTTTAGACGAGGTGGACTGTAAATGCCATATTTAATGGTCAACGTAGTATACATTGACTCACCAAATGGAGTGCTAAGTGTAGTAGCCTGCTGCACTTGTTTAGACGAGGTGGACTATAAATGCCCGTAGTCAGTTGTGTTGGTTAATTGTGTGACACTGAAAGTGCACTTTTTGAGAAAAGGGTGTTTGTTCATCGTTGAAATAGTTTGAGCAGTCTTTACTCTTATATACCAATTTGTGCCTTAGATAATAGATGTAGGCTCATTAAGGAGAACATTTACCTAGTCAACACATTATACAGTAGTAGGATATAAGTGTAGCATACTTGTAAAACTTATCGTCACATGAGTTTGTTTAATTTTTTCTACCATTTGAATTCTTTCGTTATATTTGGATAAAGTTTAAGAACAATTGATCATTTTCTTGATCCTATTTCAGTTTTTGTTTAATCATGGATAGGCATGATTCAATGATATTCCACTAACATGTTGTATCCAGGAAAAGACGTGTCTAAGATTAATATTTGactttagaaatcacctcaactGAAGGGCTATACAACATATTGTTTTGAGGACCCTGTAACTCTAGTTGACCTAATGCGTAATTTACGTTGGTGTAGGTCCATCAGGAAGTTCTCTGAGTCTTATAAATCATTAAAACtttctaatagcctgtttggccaagcttctccaaaaaatatttttgttttcaaagttaaagtgtttggccaaacttttggaagaaaaaaaagtgcttttgaggagaagcagaagcaggaaaaaagtagcttctctccaaaaggacttttttgaaaagcacttttgagaaaaatacacttaaaaacagtttttaaaagcttggtcaaacactaattgttgctcagaagtgcttttcaaattaattagccaaacacaaactgctactcaccaaaagtacttttgagaaaaaaacacttctcaataagctgatttttgcagcttggccaaacaggctataaatcCGAGTATATATACAGCCTGGTTAGTCATGTAGCAAATGTTGACATGTTCTTTGATTATTTGGTGCATTCCTGAAATTTTCTAACAATATCTCTTGTTTGGCAGATTGTTAATGTTTTGGATTTTATTGCCAAAAAGGAAGGACTTCAGCTTCCACAAGGATTTGCTGCTCGTATTGCGGAAAAGTCAAATAGGAATCTGAGGAGGGCAGTCTTGACTTTTGAGACTTGTCGTGTTCAACAGTTGAGCTCGTAACACCTTGGCTGGACTGCTTTGTCTTAGCTTCTTGCTAGCTTGAGCTGCTAAATCCAAGCTTTTCACATATTATTTGAACTATTTGCACCAGAGTTTCCTTATGCATGTGCTGACCCCTTGTACTATTTGCCTAAGGTATCCCTTCACAAACAACCAAGCTATACCTCCAATGGACTGGGAgcaatatctttcagaaattgcATCAGACATAATGAAAGAGCAGAGCCCTAAAAGGTACGGCCGCGTCCATCTAAATAGGGTATTTAATGTCCAGCAAGTGATTCAGAAGCTTATGCTTTATGATGACAAAGAtgcctttttttcttttccagCTCTGAAGTATTATGTCAATGTGCTCTGGATAACTGTGTTTTGATTGTCTAACTTTAGAACTAGAGGCTGACACTAGAGATACAAGGCAACTGAAGGTTCAACTTTGAGAAAAGGGAAACTGTATAGTGGAGGAGTCTAGGCTTTTGAGTGCAAAGAGAAGAGTATGTTATTGCTAAGAAAATAGACCTTAGGCCTAACTCAAACTCAAAAGATAGCTCATGATGAAGGATTGCTTAAGACCTTATAAGGAGACAACAATTAATTCTCTCAACCAATGTGGGACACTTAACACCCCCGGCACGCCAGGGCTGAACTTCTAGAGCGTGGACAACATAACTTGTCTCCTTTTTGTACTAATGACAGCACCTCAAAACTATAATACATTTGCCTCTTTATCTAAACTGCAATGTCATTTGTTTCAGGTTGTTTGAGGTTAGGGGAAAGTTATATGAACTACTAACAAATTGTATTCCACCTGAAATTATTTTGAAGGTAAGGTCTTTCTCCAGGTGCTTCACCTTCCTCTCTTATAAGGTGTTAGAAATCCTTTGTGTTTTTTATTGATTCTGCCTTTGACTGCAGAGGCTGCTTTTCGAACTATTGAAGAAATTGGATTCAGAGTTGAAGCATGAGGTGTCCCACTGGGCTGCTTATTATGTAAGTTGTTGAGCTACATAATGTAGCACGTTGGATATTTAAGGGAATCAAAGGAACTTATGGATGTCTTGACTACCCCAACCATTGCCTTACGGGTTTGGATTGGATGACCAAATTCATTCACGTGGTACTAGAATCAACCTTTTATTCTCACACTTGTAAGTCGGATTCTGGTCCACGTGTGAACTTAGAATTGGTTAAACATGCTGGAAGGTAAGGGTGTTTGCGGTTTGATTTGAGTTGGTTTTTCCCTAAAAGAAGACCAACATCACTACTATGATATGCAGAAGAAAATTACTTAATATCCAGGTAGGCACAAATATTGAAGCAATAGGTAACTAGAAAGGATTAATTGTTTCTTTAAGCAGTAGTAACTACCGAGTCAACTGTGTTTCCTTGTGTTGTGTTTGTGGGTGGGTGGTGGGGGGGGGGGCAGCTAACAGATGCTTTTTATCCAATGTCATATGATTCATTAGGTTATAGTGCTCTTCTGCTTTATAGATTCTTCTGGAAATTTTTGCTGTGCATGGATGAATTATGCAGATttataaaaagaaaattaaaacatTTCTTAATTTAGAAAATTTCTCACTGTCTTTCAGGAGCATAGGATGCGCCTGGGTCAGAAGGCTATATTTCATCTTGAAGGTATTGTATAACCTTTCAATCAGAAGTACTTTGAGCATAATGTGAAAATGGGTTAGACTGGCTGTGTTGAAGTGGAAACTTGTTACCTCTAGAAAAACAGAAAATCTAAAGCACTTTCCATTAGAGCAGTGTAAACTTTTTTTTGAGAACGGTAAAATATTATATAATTGTAGCAAAAAGGCTGTACTAAGGCCACATATCAAAAAGAGCAAAAACCAAGGCTATCTGCTATCTCCTACTACAGTGATCCTATGATATCTATCATTGAATCTACATCCTGTACAAAATCTTCCTTACACCAGAAGTGAAACAAAAAAAGACATTTCATCTTGATCTTCTGTAAGGAGTTGCTGTTTCCTTCAAAACATCTACTGTTTCTTTCCATCCAAGTGGTCCACCATATTCAGAGCAGCGTAAACTTGTCACCTCTAGATAAGGAAAACTTTCCTTCCCTTTCTGTTTTGCTTGCCAAATAGGAAAAAGGGACATTATGAGAGTCTTTTGCTTCCATCCTATTCTCTTCTATTGAACCACCGCAATATGCGAGCATTTCTCTCTAGTTTTCATCTTGAATTGAACTAGATTGAAAGTTTAACATTGCTGAAGCTTTTCCAAGTATTATGATGTAGATAGTCTATTAGAATTCCTCAGTCTATTAAATCTCTCTAGTTTTCATCTCGAATCAAAGTATCAAACTATATAGGATATGAGGtccttatatatatatggatGAATGTCAGGTGTTTTAGGTGTATCTCATAGGTCACAGCTGAATGTTAGGCACTAGAAATCAATTTTAAGAAAGAAGGTTGATATGGTGTTGAAAAATTAATTTGATATGCCTAGATATAGCTGCCTGGGGCTTTCTATTTGTAAGAAAGCAGCATGATGTTTGAGTTAAGCGCATGTCACGGGTTCGAACCTTGCCATAGACAAAGCCTTGGtattaagtggagaagggtagatgGAGTGTGCCCATTATCCACCGAGTATCAAACTGTGCGCCACAGACCTTGAGGGATTTATCAGTTACAAAAAACATATTagatgaataaataaataatatggcTAGATATAGCTTAACATCGGACCTCTGAAATAGAATATACATTGACTTGAGAAAAGGAT is a window from the Nicotiana tomentosiformis chromosome 10, ASM39032v3, whole genome shotgun sequence genome containing:
- the LOC104108326 gene encoding replication factor C subunit 3; amino-acid sequence: MLWVDKYRPKTLDKVIVHQDVAQNLQKLVSEGDCPHLLFYGPSGSGKKTLIMALLRQIFGPSADKVKVENKIWKVDAGTRTIDVELTTLSSTHHVELSPSDAGFQDRYVVQEIIKEMAKNRPIDTKGKKGFKVLVLNEVDKLSREAQHSLRRTMEKYSASCRLILCSNSSSKVTEAVRSRCLNVRINAPMEEEIVNVLDFIAKKEGLQLPQGFAARIAEKSNRNLRRAVLTFETCRVQQYPFTNNQAIPPMDWEQYLSEIASDIMKEQSPKRLFEVRGKLYELLTNCIPPEIILKRLLFELLKKLDSELKHEVSHWAAYYEHRMRLGQKAIFHLEAFVAKFMSIYKSFLISTFG